DNA from Halobaculum sp. XH14:
ATCAGCCACAGGTGGTCGCTGGCGTTCTCACGCCGACGGAACACGCACTCGACCGCGTCCTCGTCCGGGAACGCGACCGCCGAGTCCAGCACGTACCCGTCCCCGGACGGCACCAGCGGCCGGACGTTGGTGTCGCCCGCCGCCGCATCGCCCGCGGGCGCATTTGTCGCCAGCTCGACAGGCGAGAGGGGACGGCTGGACCCGTACGGGTGCGTCGGCGCGTAGTCCCAGACGCCGTGCGAGACGGCGACCGGCGGGCACCGATATCGAACCCAGTAGTTCAGCCGGTGGAACGGGACCGCCCGGACCGCGGCGGCGCCGTCGGGGTCGGCGGGCGTCAATCCGTCGAGCACCGTCCGCAACTCGTCGTCCGAGAACTCGCCGGCCACGACCGAGAGTTCGACCTGGGTCCGGTCGCGCTGGACGCACGCCCCTCGACGGCCCATGTAGTCGGTGCCGAGCCACCCGACCTCGTCGCCGGCGGTGACCGGCGTGGGGTCGTCTGTCCGCCACAGCGGCGCGATGCTGGCCGCGGGCGGTGCCCAGTCGTAGAGAAACGCTTTGAGCCGGAGCCGTCGGCTCTCGCCCTCGATCATCGCCCGAACGCTGCACGGGTTTCCGTCGCTGTGTGGGGTCTGGCCGATGTCCTCGGCGGTCACGTCGCCGGGACGGCCCGGCGGCTGTTCCGGGCGCAGGGTGACCTCGCCCACCCGGCAGTCGTCCGGAAGCCGGTTCGGTTCGAGGACGACGAAGTTCGTGTCGGACTGGGCGTCGGCGAAGGTGGTTTCGCGGGGCGTCGCGGCGTCCTCGCTCGCGTCGAGGCTCGCCGCCGGGTCGGCGGTTCGCCAGACGGTCATCGGCGACCACCGCGGCTGCCGGGGTGTGGTCGTTCCGTCCCGAGCCGAACTGTCAGGAGGGTCGCCGTCGGGCCGTCTCGAACGCGGGTTCGCATGTCCGGGGCTCCCGTGGGGACGATGAAAAGGGTTCGCTGAAGCCAACTCCCGTTTTCGAAACTTCATTTCCGGCGGCAGCGGCGCGACCCGGGCCGCGGCAGTCTCGACGTGGGACGACTGTGCCTCGCTGTGCCGACCAGTCCATCGTCGCTCGGACCTGTTCGCTGGTGTTCACACCGTCTTCGGGGGTATCTAAGTCGGGGCCGCGGGGAGGGCGAGCATGCGCAACTACAAGGCCAAGATGGTCGAGCCGATCACCCTCCCCTCACGCGAGCGCCGGGAGGCCGTGCTGGCGGAGGCTGGCTACAACGCGTTCAACGTGCCGGCCGACGAGGTGTACGTCGACCTGCTCACGGACAGCGGCACCGGGACGATGAGCGACTCGCAGTGGGCCGCGCTGATGCGTGGCGACGAGTCCTACGCCGGCAGCCGGTCGTTCTCGGCGCTCGAGGAGGCGGTCTCGGACGTGATGGGGTTCCCGAACGTCGTCCCCTGCCACCAGGGCCGCGGGGCCGAGAACGTGCTCTACGGCTGTCTCGTCGAGGAGGGCGACGTCGTGCTCAACAACGCCCACTTCGACACCACCCGCGCCCACGTCGCCAACCTCGGCGCGGACCCGGTCGACTGCCCGGTCGAGGGCGCGCGCGACCCCGACGTCGCCGGCGAGTTCAAGGGGAACTTCTCGGTCGACCGCGCCCGCGAGGCGGTCGCCGAGGTCGGCCACGAGAACGTCCCGGTCGTCGTGCTCACCGTCACAAACAACTCCACCGCCGGCCAGCCGGTCAGCGTCGCCAACACCCGCGAGGTCGCCGAGTTCGCCCGCGAGATCGACGCGACGTTCGTGATCGACGCCTGCCGGTTCGCCGAGAACGCCGAGTTCGTCCGCCGCCGCGAGCCGGAGTTTTCCGGCACGACCGTCGCCGACATCGCCCGCGAACAGCTCTCGTACGCGGACGCGCTGGTCATGAGCGGGAAGAAGGAGGGGCTGGCGAACGTCGGCGGGTTCGCCGCCATCGCGGCGGAACCGGCGGGCGAGGCCGCGGATCGGCTGTTCGCCCGGGCGAAGCAGCGCGCCATCCTCTACGAGGGGTTCCCGACGTACGGCGGGATGGCCGGCCGCGACATGCAGGCGATGGCGGTCGGCCTGCGCGAGGTCGTCGAGCCGCCCTACCCGACCGCCCGCATCGACCAGGTCGCCGCCTTCGGCGACCTGCTCTCGGAGGCGGGGCTGCCCGTCTACCGCCCCGTCGGCGGCCACGCGGTGTATCTCGACGCCGGCGACCTGTTCCCGAACGTCGCCCCCGACGAGTTCCCGGGCCAGACGCTCGTCTGTGAACTGTACCGCGAGGGCGGGGTCCGGGGGGTCGAACTCGGCAGCTTCGCGTTCCCCGGGGCCGACCGGCCGGAACTCGTCCGCCTGGCGCTGCCCCGCCGGACGTACGCCCGCGAGCACCTCGAACACGTCGCCGACGCGGGCGCGGCGCTGCTGGACCGGCGCGGGGAGGTGCGGGGCCTGGAGATCGTCTCGGAGCCGCCGGTCCCGGAGCTCCGGCACTTCTCGGCCGAACTGGAACCCGTCGAATGACGTCGTAGCCGGCGTCCCCGCGGTCGCGGCCATCGTCCTCG
Protein-coding regions in this window:
- a CDS encoding tryptophanase, whose amino-acid sequence is MRNYKAKMVEPITLPSRERREAVLAEAGYNAFNVPADEVYVDLLTDSGTGTMSDSQWAALMRGDESYAGSRSFSALEEAVSDVMGFPNVVPCHQGRGAENVLYGCLVEEGDVVLNNAHFDTTRAHVANLGADPVDCPVEGARDPDVAGEFKGNFSVDRAREAVAEVGHENVPVVVLTVTNNSTAGQPVSVANTREVAEFAREIDATFVIDACRFAENAEFVRRREPEFSGTTVADIAREQLSYADALVMSGKKEGLANVGGFAAIAAEPAGEAADRLFARAKQRAILYEGFPTYGGMAGRDMQAMAVGLREVVEPPYPTARIDQVAAFGDLLSEAGLPVYRPVGGHAVYLDAGDLFPNVAPDEFPGQTLVCELYREGGVRGVELGSFAFPGADRPELVRLALPRRTYAREHLEHVADAGAALLDRRGEVRGLEIVSEPPVPELRHFSAELEPVE